The following proteins are co-located in the Tardibacter chloracetimidivorans genome:
- a CDS encoding carph-isopro domain-containing protein, with product MDNHSAMIRELGGPHRLAHDLTQAGVAVKPVTARAWAIRNSIPAKYWPVIQTVAKASGKSITINSLAQALDTGAQQ from the coding sequence ATGGACAATCACAGCGCAATGATCCGGGAGCTTGGCGGCCCGCACCGCCTTGCCCATGATCTCACGCAGGCGGGTGTGGCGGTTAAGCCAGTCACCGCCCGCGCATGGGCAATACGAAACAGCATCCCTGCCAAATACTGGCCGGTCATCCAGACCGTCGCCAAGGCAAGCGGCAAGTCGATTACGATCAATAGCCTAGCCCAAGCGCTAGATACAGGCGCGCAACAATGA
- a CDS encoding RusA family crossover junction endodeoxyribonuclease, with amino-acid sequence MIASFVVPGEPVAWARAGKNGKFSFTPPKQRNFGAMVKILAAEAMDGREPYDGPVKLLVDVCLAIPASKPKKWQNDAALRLIRPVKKPDWDNAGKIISDALNGIVWNDDAQVIEATVRKFYDLTPRVQVMVTA; translated from the coding sequence GTGATCGCGTCTTTCGTCGTTCCCGGCGAACCTGTCGCATGGGCGCGTGCTGGCAAGAACGGCAAGTTCTCTTTCACTCCGCCCAAGCAGCGCAATTTCGGCGCGATGGTGAAGATTCTCGCAGCCGAGGCGATGGACGGCAGGGAGCCATATGACGGCCCCGTCAAGCTGTTGGTCGATGTGTGTCTGGCGATCCCTGCCAGCAAGCCGAAGAAATGGCAGAATGACGCCGCGCTAAGGCTCATCAGGCCGGTAAAAAAGCCCGATTGGGACAATGCCGGGAAGATCATCTCCGACGCCTTGAACGGCATCGTATGGAATGATGACGCACAGGTGATCGAAGCAACGGTGCGGAAGTTCTACGACCTGACGCCGCGCGTCCAAGTGATGGTGACGGCATGA
- a CDS encoding HNH endonuclease has translation MSYASRRRSAWKRQTFLTHPRCEYCKRDIGLGREFGLRQATVDHIVARRDGGADNPSNWALVCLECNQVKADRPFDPGVLTGVVSYRRVAA, from the coding sequence ATGAGCTATGCAAGCAGGCGGCGCTCGGCATGGAAGCGCCAAACCTTCCTGACACACCCGCGCTGCGAGTACTGCAAGCGCGACATTGGGCTGGGCCGGGAGTTCGGCCTGCGGCAGGCGACAGTGGATCACATCGTCGCGCGTCGTGACGGCGGTGCTGACAACCCCTCCAATTGGGCGCTCGTATGCCTTGAGTGCAATCAGGTGAAAGCGGATCGGCCATTTGATCCTGGGGTGCTTACTGGTGTTGTCAGTTACCGGAGGGTGGCTGCATGA
- a CDS encoding helix-turn-helix domain-containing protein codes for MAGLDRAAFRAARKRKRLSQQKLADILGVEQPAVQQWETGKSSPRTLDGLRQLCDVLGVSADVLLGREKFPSARFLADVIREAGTTDADELAGILHKRLLEMIGG; via the coding sequence ATGGCGGGGCTCGACAGAGCGGCTTTTAGGGCCGCGCGGAAACGCAAGAGGTTGAGCCAACAGAAGCTGGCGGACATTCTGGGAGTTGAGCAGCCGGCGGTCCAGCAATGGGAAACCGGTAAATCGTCTCCCCGCACACTGGATGGCCTACGCCAGCTATGCGACGTGCTTGGCGTATCCGCAGATGTGCTGTTGGGCCGGGAGAAGTTCCCCAGCGCCCGCTTTTTGGCCGATGTGATCCGGGAAGCCGGGACAACGGATGCTGACGAGCTGGCGGGGATCCTTCATAAGCGGCTGTTGGAAATGATAGGGGGATAG
- a CDS encoding AAA family ATPase: MLHDKHKQWIEARGIPADLAEKLGLETTRDGAGFWLSVPYVERGQVVNHKYRQTSEKKHRMDQGAPLCLWNHDVLLLPEVQEGKQPVVITEGEWDALAAMTAWNRYVLSVPNGTAAPKEDAITNPESAGYQYLWRSRDLLDMVGAFIIAADGDEAGRRLAADLVRWIGPERCRIVSYPGGCKDLNEVLIAHGPAGVRQAINDARPYPVKGLYTIDDFPAPPEIEPFNHGVPRLCEMLPVTPGTLTVGTGYAGQGKTSLLVKILANLLKDGVTIALGSFETQVNPILIRKLRAAMANTAEFGCPPDLAAKADQVMRDHLRILAQQAEDDDADMTLEDMLDLARTAILRDGAKVVVIDPWNELDHKRKSDESETDYTSRAIRMMKRFARRYDVALWIIAHPAKPQMVGAKLPIPGLYSISGSAHWANKPDYGFVVHRPKKNLPKDHPERNCIDVLVTKVRMGLPGEEARVTLNYDWRTSTYHEWVDEFADA, from the coding sequence ATGCTGCACGACAAGCACAAGCAATGGATCGAGGCGCGGGGGATACCGGCCGATCTCGCAGAGAAGCTTGGGCTAGAGACGACGCGCGACGGCGCAGGCTTCTGGCTGAGCGTGCCCTACGTCGAGCGCGGACAGGTGGTGAACCACAAGTACCGGCAGACCAGCGAGAAGAAGCACCGCATGGATCAGGGAGCGCCCCTGTGCCTGTGGAACCACGACGTGTTGCTGCTGCCGGAAGTGCAGGAGGGCAAGCAGCCGGTGGTGATAACCGAGGGCGAATGGGACGCGCTGGCGGCGATGACTGCTTGGAACCGCTACGTCCTCTCCGTGCCGAACGGGACCGCCGCCCCGAAAGAAGACGCGATAACCAACCCGGAGAGTGCTGGATACCAGTATCTCTGGCGCAGTCGCGACCTGCTGGACATGGTGGGCGCGTTCATCATCGCGGCTGACGGGGATGAAGCCGGACGCCGCCTCGCCGCTGATCTTGTCCGCTGGATCGGCCCTGAGCGCTGCCGGATCGTCAGCTATCCCGGTGGCTGCAAAGACCTGAATGAGGTTCTGATTGCGCATGGACCCGCTGGGGTAAGGCAGGCGATCAACGACGCCCGACCCTATCCGGTGAAGGGCCTCTACACGATCGACGACTTTCCGGCTCCGCCAGAGATCGAGCCGTTCAATCATGGCGTCCCAAGGCTCTGCGAAATGCTCCCCGTAACACCGGGGACCCTTACGGTCGGCACCGGCTATGCGGGGCAGGGCAAGACATCGTTGCTGGTCAAGATACTGGCGAACCTGCTGAAGGATGGCGTGACCATCGCGCTTGGCTCGTTCGAGACGCAGGTGAACCCGATCCTGATACGGAAGCTTCGCGCTGCGATGGCGAACACCGCGGAATTCGGATGCCCACCCGATCTTGCCGCAAAGGCCGATCAGGTGATGCGCGATCATCTTCGCATCCTCGCACAGCAGGCCGAAGACGACGACGCGGACATGACGCTGGAGGATATGCTGGACCTGGCCCGTACAGCGATCTTGAGGGACGGGGCGAAGGTCGTTGTCATCGATCCGTGGAACGAGCTGGACCACAAGCGCAAGTCGGACGAAAGCGAGACGGATTACACATCACGCGCTATCCGGATGATGAAGCGCTTCGCACGCCGGTATGACGTGGCGCTGTGGATCATAGCCCACCCGGCAAAGCCTCAGATGGTAGGGGCGAAACTGCCCATCCCCGGCCTCTACAGCATTTCAGGATCGGCGCATTGGGCGAACAAGCCGGACTATGGTTTTGTCGTTCACCGCCCGAAAAAGAACCTCCCGAAAGACCACCCTGAGCGCAACTGCATCGACGTGCTTGTGACCAAGGTTCGCATGGGTCTTCCCGGCGAGGAGGCAAGGGTCACACTCAACTACGACTGGCGCACTTCGACCTATCACGAATGGGTTGATGAGTTCGCGGACGCATAA
- a CDS encoding helix-turn-helix domain-containing protein, with translation MSDKPDLTTPWGRLEWARERAGYKTAADFARKVRVRPVTYRAYEAGQNGYAKRAAEFAKKLNVSAGWLLSGGPQPSEADPPGHADPDFATSIAIAVSRIWSGGPLPEEDSQRLREIVHKIDALRSQQPDLDQGQIEAAMRALLLQQPDHTPAR, from the coding sequence ATGAGCGACAAACCCGATTTGACCACACCTTGGGGCAGACTCGAATGGGCGAGAGAGCGAGCCGGATACAAGACGGCCGCCGACTTCGCCCGCAAAGTTCGAGTCCGCCCGGTTACTTATCGAGCTTACGAAGCAGGCCAGAACGGCTATGCCAAGCGCGCCGCCGAGTTCGCCAAGAAGCTGAACGTCTCTGCTGGATGGCTTCTATCTGGCGGCCCCCAGCCCAGCGAAGCGGACCCCCCTGGCCATGCCGACCCGGACTTCGCGACATCTATAGCCATCGCCGTCTCTCGGATCTGGTCGGGAGGCCCTTTGCCCGAAGAAGATTCTCAAAGGCTGAGAGAGATAGTTCATAAAATTGATGCGCTGCGTTCGCAGCAGCCTGATCTCGATCAGGGTCAGATCGAGGCTGCGATGCGCGCTCTGCTTCTGCAACAGCCCGACCATACACCTGCACGGTGA
- a CDS encoding terminase small subunit, with translation MPVLSNHKHELFAQGLAEGKTADEAYIAAGFKENRGNASRLKANESIVKRVDEILSASAERVEITKARVLEELGKIGFSDIRKIFTPGGNLLPPQDMDDDAAACVSAIEVVTRKVPGGDSDEVEHVAKIKLWDKRAALVDIGKHLGMFTENHRLVDKDNNDVPVTETEAARRIAFVLANAARKAE, from the coding sequence ATGCCTGTTCTCTCCAACCATAAGCACGAACTGTTTGCGCAGGGACTGGCGGAAGGCAAGACGGCGGACGAAGCCTATATCGCTGCCGGGTTCAAAGAGAACCGTGGCAATGCTTCACGGCTGAAAGCAAATGAAAGCATCGTGAAGCGCGTTGATGAGATACTGAGCGCGTCGGCCGAACGGGTTGAGATCACGAAAGCGCGGGTTCTTGAGGAACTGGGCAAGATCGGCTTTTCGGACATCCGTAAGATATTTACGCCGGGCGGCAACCTGCTTCCTCCACAAGACATGGACGACGACGCGGCAGCCTGCGTTTCTGCGATTGAGGTTGTGACGCGCAAGGTTCCCGGCGGTGATAGCGATGAAGTCGAGCACGTCGCGAAGATCAAGCTTTGGGACAAGCGCGCTGCATTGGTCGACATCGGCAAGCACCTCGGCATGTTCACCGAGAACCACCGCCTTGTCGATAAGGATAACAACGATGTGCCGGTGACCGAAACCGAAGCGGCCCGTCGCATAGCATTCGTACTCGCAAACGCTGCCCGCAAGGCAGAGTGA
- a CDS encoding GIY-YIG nuclease family protein, producing the protein MRRVYFIRPIGMKGPIKIGCSVSPDGRRASLESWSPFPLEIIAEIDGDEGIERRFHAAFVHLHKGREWFNWSHEIDRTVAAINAGGFDVASLPAPLRVSHMKDGKPIRRTLEHRRQMSLSGRLHWAEHRSGYARPHSGYDVYKNGDTQAIAKLEAFIAAPHLHGLACPYHADKRAEYHAHLERLDGTA; encoded by the coding sequence ATGAGGCGGGTCTACTTCATCCGGCCCATTGGGATGAAAGGCCCGATCAAGATCGGATGCTCGGTTTCTCCGGACGGGAGGCGTGCGTCGCTTGAATCGTGGTCGCCTTTTCCTCTGGAGATCATCGCGGAGATCGACGGGGACGAAGGTATCGAGCGGCGTTTTCACGCGGCTTTCGTTCATCTTCACAAGGGGCGAGAGTGGTTCAATTGGTCGCATGAGATCGACCGGACTGTCGCCGCCATCAACGCGGGTGGCTTCGACGTCGCCAGTCTCCCGGCCCCTCTGCGCGTCTCCCACATGAAGGACGGCAAGCCCATCAGGCGCACTCTTGAACATAGGCGACAAATGAGCCTGTCCGGGCGTCTGCATTGGGCGGAGCATAGGTCCGGCTATGCTCGCCCTCACTCCGGATACGACGTTTACAAAAACGGGGACACCCAAGCTATTGCCAAGCTGGAGGCGTTCATTGCCGCGCCCCACCTTCACGGTTTGGCGTGCCCGTACCATGCGGACAAGCGGGCTGAATACCATGCTCATCTCGAACGCCTAGACGGAACCGCGTAG
- a CDS encoding terminase, with protein MTLLDDVLARLDTLPSEQRQSVIQEALSATKDMLWVPNAGAQTEAYHCDADELFYGGSAGGGKSDLMIGLSLTEHKRSLILRRTNKEASKLFERYRDIIGHRDGWNGQDSVWRLPDGRVIDIGGCQLEDDKQKYKGTPHDLIGFDEVSDFTESQYTFITIWNRSADAGQRCRVVAAGNPPTRPEGYWVIKYWAPWLDPTHPHPAKPGELRWFLGGVEVDGPGPYEVDGKEVKARSRTFIPAKLEDNPDLAATDYDSVLAGLPEALRLAYREGRFDIEHQDDHWQAIPTAWVREAQSRWTAQPPVGIPMCAIGVDVAQGGGDNTVLAIRHDGWFAPLQVFPGAQTPLGSDVAGLVMSKRRDSAKVIIDVGGGWGADAYAHLKENQIDALGYMGVKQSVNRTVDRQLRFSNTRTEAYWRFREALNPDQPGGSPIMLPDDRELLADLTAPTYAPVPGGIALEAKDKLVKRIGRSPDRGDAVVMAWHSGAKAITDLQQWKAREMGRNLGRAPVVVMSKPKRK; from the coding sequence ATGACTCTTCTGGATGACGTTCTGGCGAGGCTTGACACCCTCCCGTCAGAGCAGCGTCAGTCCGTCATTCAGGAGGCCTTGAGCGCGACGAAGGATATGCTCTGGGTGCCCAACGCGGGCGCGCAGACTGAAGCCTATCACTGCGACGCGGACGAACTGTTTTATGGTGGGTCTGCCGGCGGCGGCAAATCCGACCTGATGATTGGCCTGTCACTCACCGAACACAAGCGCAGCCTGATCCTGCGGCGCACGAACAAAGAGGCCTCCAAGCTCTTTGAGCGCTATCGGGATATCATAGGGCATCGCGACGGGTGGAACGGACAGGATAGCGTCTGGCGGCTGCCTGACGGGCGTGTCATCGACATTGGCGGGTGCCAGCTTGAGGATGACAAGCAGAAATACAAGGGCACGCCGCACGACCTGATCGGCTTCGATGAGGTCAGCGACTTCACTGAAAGCCAGTACACCTTCATCACGATCTGGAACCGCTCTGCGGATGCGGGGCAAAGGTGCAGGGTTGTGGCGGCGGGCAATCCACCGACGCGGCCTGAAGGCTATTGGGTCATCAAATACTGGGCACCGTGGCTCGATCCGACCCATCCGCATCCCGCCAAGCCGGGCGAACTGAGGTGGTTCCTCGGTGGTGTTGAGGTTGACGGACCTGGCCCGTACGAGGTGGACGGGAAAGAGGTCAAGGCAAGGTCGCGGACGTTCATCCCGGCCAAGCTCGAAGACAACCCGGATCTCGCCGCAACTGATTATGACAGCGTTCTTGCCGGTCTGCCTGAGGCGCTTCGCCTTGCATATCGCGAGGGCCGGTTCGACATCGAGCACCAGGACGATCACTGGCAGGCAATTCCTACCGCATGGGTGAGGGAAGCGCAGTCCAGGTGGACGGCACAACCGCCTGTCGGGATACCGATGTGCGCCATTGGCGTCGACGTTGCCCAAGGTGGTGGGGATAATACGGTTCTGGCAATCCGCCATGATGGCTGGTTCGCGCCGCTTCAGGTGTTTCCGGGAGCGCAGACGCCGCTTGGTTCGGATGTTGCTGGGCTGGTCATGTCGAAGCGCAGGGATAGCGCAAAGGTCATCATCGACGTTGGTGGTGGCTGGGGTGCCGATGCCTATGCGCATCTGAAGGAAAACCAGATTGATGCCCTTGGCTATATGGGCGTCAAGCAGTCGGTCAATCGCACGGTCGATCGGCAACTGAGGTTCTCGAACACAAGGACTGAGGCTTATTGGCGGTTCCGGGAGGCGTTGAACCCGGATCAACCCGGCGGCTCTCCGATCATGCTTCCCGATGATCGCGAACTGCTCGCTGATCTCACGGCCCCGACCTATGCGCCGGTTCCCGGTGGCATTGCTCTGGAGGCCAAGGACAAGCTGGTCAAGCGGATTGGCCGCTCGCCCGACCGTGGCGATGCGGTGGTGATGGCGTGGCATTCAGGCGCGAAGGCGATCACCGACCTTCAGCAATGGAAGGCACGGGAGATGGGACGCAATCTTGGCCGCGCGCCGGTTGTCGTCATGTCCAAGCCCAAAAGGAAATAG